The proteins below are encoded in one region of Flavobacterium sp. IMCC34852:
- a CDS encoding methylmalonyl-CoA mutase subunit beta: MADNLFNEFEPVSSKQWKQQIQYELKGADYNETLVWESPEGIKVKPFYHGDEDIPKTENVRTTNGFSILQNIFVHDVKKSNERALDTLNRGAESIRFTIENESVSIEELMRNLPLGDTQYFFYLPFLSIDFVNRINDFASKNNANISLQIDPIGQLVRDGNWFENLDKDFDKLNTIASKTTIPFLNISSGIYQNAGANMVQQLAYTLAHVNEYFNRISNLNQPITIEIAVGTNYFFEIAKLRALRLLFNTLAKEYNHDLNCHIIATPTKRNKTLYDYNVNMLRTTTECMSAILGGADAIANLPYDALYHKDNEFGDRIARNQLLVLKHESYFDKVNNAADGAYYIESLTEQLAEKALLLFKDIEGNIQKKISESATKEQELFDSGKEVLLGTNKYLNKNDKMKHDLELYPFVKQNPRKTLITPIIEKRLAEKLEQERLSQEA, translated from the coding sequence ATGGCTGACAATTTATTTAATGAGTTCGAACCGGTGTCTTCCAAACAATGGAAACAACAAATTCAGTACGAACTCAAAGGCGCCGATTATAACGAAACTTTAGTTTGGGAAAGCCCCGAAGGTATTAAAGTAAAACCTTTCTATCATGGTGACGAAGACATCCCAAAAACGGAAAACGTTCGAACGACCAATGGCTTTTCCATTCTTCAAAATATATTCGTTCACGATGTTAAAAAATCAAACGAACGCGCTTTAGATACTTTGAATCGCGGTGCCGAAAGCATCCGTTTTACCATAGAGAACGAATCGGTTTCTATTGAAGAACTCATGCGAAATCTGCCTTTAGGCGACACCCAATATTTTTTTTATTTGCCTTTCCTTTCAATCGATTTCGTAAATAGAATCAATGATTTTGCTTCAAAAAACAACGCCAACATTTCCCTCCAAATCGACCCAATCGGACAATTGGTTAGAGACGGAAACTGGTTCGAAAACTTAGACAAAGATTTTGACAAGCTCAATACTATTGCGTCAAAAACAACTATTCCGTTCTTAAATATCAGCAGCGGAATTTACCAAAACGCCGGAGCCAATATGGTTCAGCAATTGGCCTATACTTTGGCACACGTTAATGAATATTTCAATCGTATATCAAACCTCAACCAACCTATTACTATTGAAATAGCTGTTGGCACCAATTACTTTTTTGAAATCGCCAAATTGCGTGCCCTGAGACTGTTATTCAATACTTTGGCAAAAGAATACAACCACGATTTAAATTGTCACATCATCGCCACACCAACCAAACGCAACAAAACTTTATACGATTACAATGTCAACATGCTCCGCACGACAACCGAATGCATGTCGGCGATTTTAGGCGGTGCCGATGCCATTGCGAATTTGCCTTACGATGCGTTGTACCACAAAGACAATGAATTTGGCGATAGAATTGCGCGCAACCAATTGTTAGTGTTAAAACACGAAAGTTATTTTGACAAAGTCAACAACGCTGCCGATGGCGCTTATTATATCGAATCTTTGACCGAACAGTTAGCTGAAAAAGCCTTGTTGTTGTTCAAAGACATCGAAGGCAATATCCAAAAGAAAATCAGCGAAAGCGCAACCAAAGAGCAGGAATTGTTTGACAGCGGCAAAGAAGTTTTATTGGGCACCAACAAATACCTCAACAAAAACGACAAAATGAAACACGACTTGGAATTGTACCCATTCGTAAAACAAAACCCGCGCAAAACTTTAATCACCCCAATTATTGAAAAGCGTTTAGCAGAAAAATTAGAACAGGAACGTTTATCCCAAGAAGCATAG